One window of the Amycolatopsis mediterranei genome contains the following:
- a CDS encoding TetR/AcrR family transcriptional regulator, which produces MNTEPAPRWRRLEPDERKEQIYACAARLFGERPYSAVSTSDIAAAAGVARGLINHYFGTKRELYLEIIRRALTVPRLAVEILPEGPLELRADVAIEWFLDMVTSQERMWLAAIAPEGIGRDLEVERILEEADRESADRVLEAVGLSRESEHGAQLNALVRAFGGMVKSAGREWLVRRSLTRAQVHLLLSKSLVTLVGEIFPAIQAEPPRGAPPAPRQGESG; this is translated from the coding sequence ATGAACACCGAGCCGGCGCCGAGATGGCGAAGACTGGAACCGGACGAACGGAAGGAACAGATCTACGCTTGTGCGGCGCGGCTGTTCGGTGAGCGTCCCTATTCCGCAGTGTCCACTTCGGACATAGCCGCCGCGGCGGGGGTGGCGCGGGGGCTGATCAACCACTACTTCGGCACGAAACGCGAGCTGTACCTGGAGATCATCCGCCGCGCGCTGACCGTGCCGCGGCTGGCCGTCGAGATCCTCCCCGAGGGGCCGCTCGAACTGCGGGCCGACGTCGCCATCGAGTGGTTCCTCGACATGGTCACCAGCCAGGAGCGGATGTGGCTGGCCGCGATCGCCCCCGAAGGCATCGGCCGCGACCTCGAGGTGGAGCGCATCCTCGAAGAAGCCGACCGCGAATCCGCCGACCGCGTGCTGGAGGCCGTCGGGCTCTCCCGGGAGAGCGAGCACGGGGCCCAGCTCAACGCGCTGGTGCGCGCGTTCGGCGGAATGGTGAAGTCGGCGGGCCGGGAGTGGCTCGTGCGCCGCTCGCTGACGCGGGCGCAGGTGCACCTGCTGCTGTCGAAGTCGCTGGTGACCCTGGTCGGCGAGATCTTCCCGGCCATCCAGGCGGAGCCGCCGCGCGGCGCTCCCCCGGCGCCGCGGCAGGGCGAGTCCGGGTAG
- a CDS encoding carbon-nitrogen hydrolase family protein, with product MRVAVHQGPLGDLPRIDADLVVTAEMITTGYHIGVRTHELAEPADGPTAARMSALARQLGTALAYGYPETDGEHVYNSVQLVDATGRRLANYRKTHLFGDLDNAWFTPGDEAVVQADLGGLRIGLLICYDVEFPELVRAHALAGTELLVVPTALMSPYELVADTLVPARAYESQLFVAYANRCDTERELTYCGRSCVVAPTGEVLARAGSGPEVIAADVTRDALAASRLENTHLADRRPELYRGTTA from the coding sequence ATGAGGGTCGCCGTCCACCAGGGCCCGCTCGGCGACCTCCCTCGGATCGACGCCGACCTCGTCGTCACCGCGGAGATGATCACGACGGGCTACCACATCGGCGTGCGCACGCACGAGCTCGCCGAACCCGCCGACGGGCCCACGGCGGCCCGGATGTCCGCGCTGGCGCGGCAGCTCGGCACCGCGCTGGCCTACGGCTACCCGGAAACCGACGGCGAGCACGTCTACAACAGCGTCCAGCTCGTCGACGCGACCGGCCGCCGGCTGGCCAACTACCGCAAGACGCACCTCTTCGGCGACCTCGACAACGCCTGGTTCACCCCCGGCGACGAGGCCGTGGTGCAGGCCGACCTCGGCGGCCTCCGGATCGGGCTGCTCATCTGCTACGACGTCGAGTTCCCGGAACTGGTCCGCGCGCACGCGCTCGCCGGCACCGAGCTGCTGGTCGTGCCGACCGCGCTGATGAGCCCGTACGAGCTGGTCGCCGACACGCTCGTGCCCGCGCGCGCCTACGAAAGCCAGCTGTTCGTCGCCTACGCGAACCGCTGCGACACCGAGCGGGAGCTGACCTACTGCGGGCGGTCCTGCGTCGTCGCCCCGACCGGCGAGGTGCTGGCCCGCGCCGGTTCCGGGCCCGAGGTCATCGCCGCCGACGTCACGCGGGACGCGCTGGCCGCGTCCCGGCTCGAGAACACCCACCTGGCCGACCGACGGCCCGAACTGTACCGGGGAACCACCGCATGA
- a CDS encoding TetR/AcrR family transcriptional regulator has protein sequence MPTSSSGTGHRPRSRAAAGLPALTADCIVSAATALTAQRGLDNWTLRELARSVEAYPAVIYHHVGDRDAVVNAVVDRVVGLLELPAEQLPWQEWFTELLAGLRAVLRTYPGCARRLALFGPSVKAATRTIDAGVGVLLTAGFGRESVLAYNLLLMTACQFVAMEDDRDGALALRIDNTEEYATYRERADLPGMAELGAAMHDLMGDPDLASGYYAQLYDYAVRRCLDGLTHRLDELRNPEISG, from the coding sequence ATGCCGACTTCATCCTCGGGCACGGGACACCGCCCTCGGTCGCGGGCCGCGGCGGGACTGCCGGCGCTGACGGCCGACTGCATCGTCAGCGCGGCCACGGCCCTCACCGCCCAGCGCGGCCTCGACAACTGGACACTGCGGGAGCTCGCCCGCTCGGTCGAGGCCTACCCGGCGGTGATCTACCACCACGTCGGCGACCGGGACGCGGTGGTGAACGCCGTCGTCGACCGGGTCGTCGGGCTGCTGGAGCTGCCGGCCGAGCAGCTGCCGTGGCAGGAGTGGTTCACCGAGCTGCTGGCCGGCCTGCGCGCGGTGCTGCGGACCTACCCGGGCTGCGCGCGGCGGCTGGCGCTGTTCGGCCCGTCCGTCAAAGCGGCCACGCGCACCATCGACGCGGGCGTCGGCGTGCTGCTGACCGCCGGGTTCGGCCGCGAAAGCGTGCTGGCCTACAACCTGCTGCTGATGACCGCGTGCCAGTTCGTCGCGATGGAGGACGACCGCGACGGCGCGCTCGCGCTCCGGATCGACAACACCGAGGAGTACGCGACCTACCGCGAGCGGGCCGACCTGCCGGGGATGGCCGAGCTGGGCGCGGCGATGCACGACCTGATGGGTGACCCGGACCTCGCTTCGGGCTATTACGCGCAGCTCTACGACTACGCGGTCCGGCGGTGCCTCGACGGGCTCACGCACCGACTGGACGAACTGCGCAATCCGGAGATTTCGGGTTGA
- a CDS encoding SGNH/GDSL hydrolase family protein, whose protein sequence is MRTTAFIAIMVTALAGATAVPAAAGTAGEYVALGDSAAAGPLILPPDLSSPGCLRSLANYPHVAAKELGVPLTDVTCSGATTADMTAPQQTSAGAVPPQLDALGAQTRTVTVTIGGNDVGLVGAATSCINLLPGINPDCVDRYTAGGHDQLAEKIAAFEPVWGALLDAIHAKAPDADVFVAGYGTYLPHNGCWPIAPLTPRDANYIQGSIDKTNAALARQAAAHDAHYIDVRTASIGHDVCKLPGVKWFESVIPTSVAAPMHPNADGMAAIGGLVAAAISG, encoded by the coding sequence GTGAGAACGACGGCGTTCATCGCGATCATGGTCACCGCGCTGGCGGGCGCGACGGCGGTCCCGGCGGCGGCGGGCACCGCCGGGGAATACGTGGCACTGGGGGATTCGGCGGCGGCCGGGCCGCTGATCCTCCCGCCCGACCTCTCCTCCCCCGGCTGCCTCCGCTCCCTGGCGAACTACCCGCACGTCGCCGCGAAAGAACTCGGCGTGCCGCTGACGGACGTCACCTGTTCGGGCGCGACGACGGCGGACATGACCGCCCCGCAGCAGACGTCGGCCGGCGCCGTGCCGCCGCAGCTGGACGCGCTCGGCGCGCAGACCCGCACGGTGACCGTGACGATCGGCGGCAACGACGTCGGCCTGGTCGGGGCCGCGACGAGCTGCATCAACCTGCTGCCCGGCATCAACCCCGACTGCGTCGACCGGTACACCGCCGGCGGCCACGACCAGCTGGCCGAGAAGATCGCCGCGTTCGAGCCCGTGTGGGGCGCGCTGCTCGACGCGATCCACGCGAAGGCGCCGGACGCCGACGTCTTCGTGGCCGGCTACGGCACCTACCTGCCGCACAACGGCTGCTGGCCGATCGCGCCACTGACGCCCCGCGACGCGAACTACATCCAGGGCAGCATCGACAAGACGAACGCCGCGCTGGCCCGGCAGGCCGCCGCGCACGACGCGCACTACATCGACGTCCGGACGGCCTCGATCGGGCACGACGTCTGCAAGCTGCCCGGCGTGAAGTGGTTCGAGAGCGTGATCCCCACGTCGGTCGCCGCGCCGATGCACCCGAACGCCGACGGCATGGCCGCGATCGGCGGGCTGGTCGCCGCCGCGATCAGCGGCTGA
- a CDS encoding SCO6745 family protein, with translation MKMSEPVARRMYDLVEPIGLVPYFADESDEALMALGLRNVWDAYFAGRAAPLGRSVPAEVVHAVFYNFAPGEVARHLPRVWDLTTPEAALAARERGCVAGMRRILGELADDPGVARAGDLLLKAATSAPVEGRALYAALRAVPVPQEPVARLWHAATLLREHRGDGHTVALLAEGVGGTEAHVLHALSSGIPAREFGRVGHLPAAQLTAVIDGLRARGLVGTDGWLTEAGQATKDRVEALTDRLAEAPYTALTPGELTRLVADLEPISATFRKTFPM, from the coding sequence ATGAAGATGTCCGAGCCCGTCGCCCGCCGCATGTACGACCTGGTCGAGCCGATCGGCCTGGTGCCCTACTTCGCCGACGAGTCCGACGAGGCCCTGATGGCGCTGGGTCTGCGCAACGTGTGGGACGCCTACTTCGCCGGCCGGGCCGCGCCGCTGGGCCGGTCGGTGCCGGCCGAGGTGGTCCACGCCGTCTTCTACAACTTCGCCCCCGGCGAGGTGGCCCGGCACCTCCCGCGGGTGTGGGACCTGACCACCCCCGAAGCGGCGCTGGCCGCGCGCGAACGCGGGTGCGTCGCGGGAATGCGGCGGATCCTCGGCGAACTCGCCGACGACCCCGGCGTCGCCCGCGCCGGCGACCTCCTGCTGAAGGCGGCGACCAGCGCACCGGTGGAGGGCCGTGCGCTCTACGCCGCCCTGCGTGCGGTCCCGGTACCGCAGGAGCCGGTGGCCCGGCTCTGGCACGCGGCCACCCTCCTGCGCGAGCACCGCGGCGACGGTCACACCGTCGCGTTGCTGGCCGAGGGCGTCGGCGGGACGGAGGCGCACGTGCTCCACGCCCTGTCCAGCGGCATCCCCGCCCGGGAGTTCGGCCGGGTCGGCCACCTCCCGGCCGCCCAGCTGACGGCGGTCATCGACGGCCTGCGCGCCCGCGGCCTCGTCGGCACCGACGGCTGGCTCACCGAGGCCGGCCAGGCCACGAAGGACCGCGTCGAGGCACTGACCGACCGGCTCGCGGAAGCCCCCTACACCGCCCTGACCCCCGGCGAACTCACCCGTCTCGTGGCCGACCTCGAGCCGATCTCGGCCACCTTCCGCAAGACCTTCCCGATGTAA
- a CDS encoding flavin monoamine oxidase family protein, translating to MTSAVPTAIHHDEPAGRPITMFGPDFPFAYDDYLAHPAGLGSLPAERHGTEVAVIGGGLSGIVTAYELMKLGLRPVVYEVAELGGRLRTVRFPGCPDDVVAEMGAMRFPPASTALFHYIDKVGLETTPFPNPLAPGTPSTVVDLKGQSHYARTPEDLPAVFREVAAAWDRTLAEHASFAEMQTAIRDRDAKTIKRLWNELVPRLDNQTFYGFLCDSPAFASFRHREIFGQVGFGTGGWDTDFPNSILEILRVVYTGADDEHRSIAGGSRQLPLRLWEHAPEEIVFWPAGTSLRTLHGGRPQPGVARLHRTAPGNITVTDTEGHIRTFPAAVFTAQSWMLLSNIECDEALFPIDHWTAIERTHYMASSKVFVPVDRPFWLDRDPATGRDAMSMTLTDRMPRGTYLLGDDPDAPAVICLSYTWADDSLKWLPLPVGERVEVMLQSLREIYPGVDVRRHIIGDPVTVSWEAEPHFMGAFKANLPGHYRYQQRLFTHFVQDELPARYRGLFLAGDDISWTAGWAEGAVQTALNAVWGVLHHFGGATDPANPGPGDGFADIAPITLPD from the coding sequence ATGACCTCCGCCGTTCCGACCGCGATCCACCACGACGAACCGGCAGGCCGCCCGATCACGATGTTCGGCCCGGACTTCCCGTTCGCCTACGACGACTACCTCGCCCACCCCGCCGGCCTGGGCTCGCTGCCCGCCGAGCGGCACGGCACCGAGGTCGCGGTGATCGGCGGCGGCCTCTCCGGCATCGTCACCGCGTACGAGCTGATGAAGCTGGGCCTGCGGCCGGTGGTGTACGAAGTCGCCGAGCTCGGCGGCCGGCTGCGGACCGTGCGGTTCCCGGGCTGCCCGGACGACGTCGTCGCCGAGATGGGCGCGATGCGCTTCCCGCCCGCGTCGACCGCGCTGTTCCACTACATCGACAAGGTCGGGCTCGAGACCACGCCGTTCCCCAACCCGCTGGCGCCGGGGACGCCGAGCACCGTCGTGGATCTGAAGGGACAGAGCCACTACGCGCGTACCCCCGAGGACCTGCCGGCCGTCTTCCGCGAAGTCGCCGCGGCCTGGGACCGGACCCTGGCCGAGCACGCCTCCTTCGCCGAGATGCAGACGGCGATCCGCGACCGCGACGCGAAGACGATCAAGCGGCTGTGGAACGAGCTCGTCCCACGGCTGGACAACCAGACGTTCTACGGGTTCCTCTGCGACTCCCCGGCGTTCGCCTCCTTCCGCCACCGCGAAATCTTCGGCCAGGTCGGGTTCGGCACCGGCGGCTGGGACACCGATTTCCCGAACTCCATCCTGGAGATCCTGCGCGTCGTCTACACCGGAGCCGACGACGAGCACCGCAGCATCGCCGGCGGCAGCAGGCAGCTCCCGCTGCGGTTGTGGGAGCACGCCCCGGAAGAAATCGTTTTCTGGCCGGCCGGCACCAGCCTACGCACGCTGCACGGCGGACGGCCGCAGCCCGGCGTCGCGCGGCTGCACCGCACGGCACCCGGCAACATCACCGTGACGGACACCGAAGGGCACATCCGGACGTTCCCGGCGGCGGTGTTCACCGCGCAGAGCTGGATGCTGCTGTCGAACATCGAGTGCGACGAAGCGCTGTTCCCGATCGACCACTGGACGGCGATCGAGCGCACGCACTACATGGCGTCGTCGAAGGTGTTCGTGCCGGTCGACCGGCCGTTCTGGCTGGATCGCGACCCGGCGACCGGCCGCGACGCGATGAGCATGACGCTCACCGACCGGATGCCCCGCGGCACGTACCTGCTCGGCGACGACCCGGACGCGCCCGCGGTGATCTGCCTGTCCTACACGTGGGCCGACGACTCGCTGAAGTGGCTGCCGCTTCCGGTCGGCGAGCGCGTCGAGGTGATGCTCCAGTCGCTGCGCGAGATCTACCCGGGTGTCGACGTCCGGCGGCACATCATCGGCGACCCGGTGACCGTGTCGTGGGAGGCCGAACCACACTTCATGGGCGCGTTCAAGGCGAACCTGCCCGGCCACTACCGCTACCAGCAGCGGCTGTTCACGCACTTCGTGCAGGACGAGCTGCCGGCGCGGTACCGGGGCCTGTTCCTGGCGGGCGACGACATCTCGTGGACGGCGGGCTGGGCCGAGGGCGCGGTGCAGACGGCGCTGAACGCGGTGTGGGGCGTGCTGCACCACTTCGGCGGGGCAACCGATCCGGCGAATCCGGGCCCGGGTGACGGCTTCGCGGACATCGCCCCGATCACGCTACCGGACTGA
- a CDS encoding alpha/beta fold hydrolase: MARAQANGLELEYGTFGDPAAPPLVLVMGLGAQMITWEDGFCELLAGRGFFVVRYDNRDVGLSTWLDHLPPPDLAALAAGDLSSAPYTLSDMADDAVGLFDALGIEKAHVVGASMGGMIVQQLAIDHPDRLRSVTSIMSTTGDPAVGQAEPWALAMLTRPPAGTREQAIADSVEGYRRLGSPGYPDDEAFLLAKATLHYDRARHPVGTLRHAAAVMASGDRTAGLHSVRLPALVVHGDADPLINVSGGKATAEAIPGAELVVIPGMGHNLPRAVWPELADAIGRVTGK, encoded by the coding sequence ATGGCACGCGCACAGGCCAACGGTCTCGAGCTCGAGTACGGCACTTTCGGCGATCCGGCGGCTCCGCCGCTGGTCCTGGTGATGGGCCTCGGTGCCCAGATGATCACCTGGGAGGACGGGTTCTGCGAACTGCTCGCCGGCCGCGGGTTCTTCGTCGTGCGTTACGACAACCGGGATGTCGGGCTCTCGACGTGGCTCGACCACCTGCCCCCGCCGGACCTGGCCGCGCTGGCGGCCGGCGATCTGTCGAGTGCGCCGTACACGCTGTCGGACATGGCCGACGACGCCGTCGGGCTGTTCGACGCGCTCGGCATCGAGAAGGCCCACGTGGTGGGGGCGTCGATGGGCGGGATGATCGTGCAGCAGCTGGCCATCGACCACCCGGACCGGCTGCGGTCGGTCACGTCGATCATGTCGACCACTGGCGACCCGGCGGTGGGACAGGCCGAGCCGTGGGCGCTGGCGATGCTGACCCGGCCGCCGGCCGGCACCCGCGAACAGGCCATCGCCGACAGCGTCGAGGGCTACCGGCGGCTCGGCTCCCCCGGCTACCCGGACGACGAAGCGTTCCTGCTGGCCAAGGCGACCCTGCACTACGACCGCGCCCGCCACCCGGTGGGCACGCTGCGCCATGCGGCGGCGGTCATGGCGTCCGGCGACCGCACGGCCGGGCTGCATTCGGTGCGCCTGCCGGCCCTGGTCGTCCACGGCGACGCCGACCCGCTGATCAACGTGAGCGGCGGCAAGGCGACGGCCGAGGCGATCCCGGGCGCGGAGCTGGTCGTGATCCCGGGTATGGGGCACAACCTGCCGCGCGCGGTCTGGCCCGAGCTCGCCGACGCGATCGGCCGCGTGACGGGTAAATAG
- a CDS encoding PucR family transcriptional regulator, with amino-acid sequence MTEHKPGGDLALGGQRVHERLTREEPELIARVLARIQAEVADYRRLPVEELAGDIAGITRQAVRAFARSLRENRELNAAELRQVGASAVRRAEEGFPLEAVLTAYHVGAREIFAVGAALSGSADVADLLEVADRVLAFVGTVTGAVTRGYLEELRTKVGQEHTARRTLLSVLVDGGPVDVVARSAGITLPARYVVLSVELGPHADEESPGVDAEIAVRRKLRRFLAAFDQACGDGVLASLDGPGGLVLLPVAGRLASVPEWHAVLDAAGRAAGVTVLAAAEPAAPAEVRAVAAQTGEVLDVLRWFGRPPGLYRLDDVLVEYQLTRPGAARDRLAAALDPLEAHPELVETLDTYLALDTNRRRTAAQLHVHPNTVDYRLRRVRDLTGIDPLHPAGLPRIIAASAARRAALPRR; translated from the coding sequence GTGACGGAGCACAAGCCCGGCGGGGATCTCGCCCTCGGCGGGCAGCGCGTGCACGAGCGGCTCACCCGGGAGGAGCCCGAGCTGATCGCCCGGGTGCTCGCGCGCATCCAGGCCGAGGTCGCGGACTACCGGCGGCTCCCGGTCGAGGAACTGGCCGGCGACATCGCGGGCATCACGCGGCAGGCGGTGCGGGCGTTCGCGCGCAGCCTGCGCGAGAACCGCGAGCTGAACGCGGCCGAGCTGCGGCAGGTCGGCGCGTCCGCGGTCCGCCGCGCGGAGGAGGGCTTCCCGCTGGAGGCCGTGCTGACCGCGTACCACGTCGGCGCGCGGGAGATCTTCGCCGTCGGCGCCGCTCTGTCGGGCAGTGCGGACGTCGCCGATCTCCTCGAAGTCGCGGACCGGGTGCTGGCGTTCGTCGGCACGGTCACCGGCGCGGTCACCCGCGGGTACCTGGAGGAGCTGCGGACGAAGGTCGGGCAGGAGCACACCGCGCGCCGGACGCTGCTGTCGGTGCTCGTCGACGGCGGCCCGGTCGACGTCGTCGCCCGCAGCGCCGGGATCACGCTGCCCGCGCGGTACGTCGTGCTGAGCGTCGAACTCGGGCCGCACGCCGACGAGGAGTCGCCGGGGGTGGACGCCGAGATCGCCGTCCGCCGCAAGCTCCGCCGGTTCCTGGCGGCGTTCGACCAGGCGTGCGGTGACGGCGTGCTGGCGTCCCTGGACGGTCCCGGCGGGCTCGTCCTGCTCCCGGTGGCCGGCCGGTTGGCCTCGGTTCCGGAGTGGCACGCGGTGCTCGACGCGGCCGGGCGCGCGGCGGGGGTGACCGTGCTGGCGGCGGCGGAACCGGCGGCGCCGGCCGAGGTCCGGGCGGTGGCCGCGCAGACCGGCGAGGTGCTGGACGTGCTGCGGTGGTTCGGCCGGCCGCCGGGGCTGTACCGCCTCGACGACGTCCTGGTGGAGTACCAGCTGACCCGCCCGGGAGCGGCCCGCGACCGCCTCGCGGCGGCGCTCGACCCGCTGGAAGCGCACCCGGAGCTGGTCGAGACGCTGGACACCTACCTGGCGCTGGACACCAACCGCCGCCGCACGGCGGCCCAGCTCCACGTCCACCCCAACACGGTCGACTACCGCCTCCGCCGCGTCCGCGACCTCACGGGCATCGACCCGCTCCACCCGGCCGGCCTGCCCCGCATCATCGCGGCCTCGGCCGCCCGCCGCGCCGCCCTCCCCCGCCGCTGA
- a CDS encoding LLM class F420-dependent oxidoreductase has translation MKLSASLGLWQDRPPEEALDTARAAEAAGYPELWIGEMATWDAFALGTAIGAATSRISLTFGPLAVTVRDPATIAMGVASVAALTGRATGVALGTSSDVVVRGWHGRSRDRAATALAESAVAVRQLLAGEKSSVDGTVVGSLGYRLRLPAPESPLTIAAFGPRALDVAARHADRMVVNLVSPAAAATLVRGLHAAAGRAGTTPPPVAAWVVAAADPGPAELEQLRRGVVGYLAAPGYADMFRAAGFGDLIDFARTRPHPRELLAAVPAEAIAAVGLFGSRDEIAAKIGSYAAAGVDELAIVPATSDDDPGGEKTLAACRSAAVPFDA, from the coding sequence ATGAAGCTTTCGGCGTCGCTGGGGCTCTGGCAGGACCGGCCGCCGGAGGAGGCGCTCGACACCGCCCGCGCCGCGGAGGCCGCGGGCTACCCGGAGCTGTGGATCGGCGAGATGGCGACGTGGGACGCCTTCGCGCTCGGCACCGCGATCGGCGCGGCCACTTCGCGGATTTCCCTGACCTTCGGGCCGCTGGCGGTGACCGTGCGGGACCCGGCGACGATCGCCATGGGCGTCGCGTCGGTGGCGGCGCTGACCGGGCGCGCGACCGGCGTCGCGCTCGGGACGTCCAGTGACGTCGTGGTGCGCGGCTGGCACGGCCGCTCGCGCGATCGGGCGGCCACGGCCTTGGCGGAGTCCGCCGTCGCGGTCCGGCAGCTGCTGGCCGGCGAGAAGTCCTCTGTGGACGGCACGGTCGTCGGCTCGCTGGGCTACCGGCTGCGGCTGCCCGCTCCGGAGTCGCCGCTGACGATCGCCGCGTTCGGGCCGCGGGCGCTCGACGTCGCCGCGCGGCACGCCGACCGGATGGTCGTCAACCTCGTCAGCCCGGCGGCCGCGGCGACGCTGGTGCGCGGGCTGCACGCTGCCGCCGGACGCGCGGGCACCACCCCGCCGCCGGTGGCCGCGTGGGTGGTCGCCGCGGCCGATCCGGGGCCGGCCGAGCTCGAGCAGCTGCGCCGGGGCGTGGTCGGCTACCTCGCCGCGCCCGGCTACGCGGACATGTTCCGCGCGGCGGGCTTCGGCGACCTGATCGACTTCGCCCGCACCCGGCCGCACCCGCGCGAGCTCCTGGCCGCGGTGCCCGCCGAAGCCATCGCCGCGGTCGGGCTGTTCGGCTCCCGCGACGAGATCGCGGCGAAGATCGGCTCGTACGCGGCCGCGGGCGTCGACGAGCTGGCGATCGTGCCCGCGACCAGCGACGACGATCCCGGCGGCGAGAAAACCCTCGCCGCGTGTCGATCCGCGGCCGTCCCGTTCGACGCGTAG
- a CDS encoding pyridoxamine 5'-phosphate oxidase family protein: MTEPTATQNLDRSGSAALPWSRARDLLATQTPKEDLTFFVGTVRPDGRPHAAGVGAIWVDDTLYFVSGPGTRRARNLAANPACSVSVRLRGLDLTMEGEAHRVAEPEVLERVAAVYREGGWPATVEDGGFNAPFMAASAGPAPWHLYRLTLHRAVGVATAEPHGAARWDFSR; encoded by the coding sequence ATGACGGAACCGACAGCAACCCAGAACCTCGACCGATCCGGGTCCGCGGCGCTGCCGTGGAGCAGGGCGCGCGACCTCCTCGCCACCCAGACCCCCAAGGAGGACCTGACGTTCTTCGTCGGGACCGTCCGCCCCGACGGGCGTCCGCACGCCGCCGGCGTCGGCGCCATCTGGGTGGACGACACCCTGTACTTCGTGAGCGGGCCGGGCACGCGCCGGGCCCGCAACCTGGCGGCGAACCCGGCGTGCAGCGTGTCGGTGCGGCTGCGCGGCCTCGACCTCACGATGGAAGGGGAGGCCCACCGGGTCGCCGAACCCGAGGTCCTGGAGCGGGTGGCGGCCGTCTACCGCGAGGGCGGCTGGCCCGCGACGGTGGAGGACGGCGGGTTCAACGCGCCGTTCATGGCGGCGAGCGCCGGGCCGGCGCCCTGGCACCTGTACCGGCTCACGCTGCACCGGGCGGTCGGCGTCGCCACCGCCGAGCCGCACGGTGCCGCGCGCTGGGACTTCAGCCGCTGA
- a CDS encoding amino acid permease has protein sequence MTLRAATVRRKPVADLVTEGDHGTLKRSLGLGQLTMLSIGATLGSGIFVVLGEAVPVAGPAVVLSFVLAGVTAMFSALSYAELAGMIPLSGSSYSYTYATLGELVAWVCGWCLVLEYGVSVASVAVGWGQYLNELLRLAFGFAIPDALSRPPGSGGVVNVPAILVVVLAMLLLLSGAKESARANAVMVVVKIGTLVLFCVIAFSAVQAKNFTPFLPLGLAGLSAGGAKLFFSYIGFDAASTAGEEAKNPQRDLPRAILLSLGIVTVLYCLVAVAAVGALPWQRFDGQEAALSHVLDVVSDNPFWAGLLAVGAIVAISSVVLTVLYGQTRILFAMSRDGLVPPALSKVDAKSGSPRINTLVVSAFVAGLAAFVPLGKLADATSIGTLFAFGLVNVAVLLLRKRQPDRPRSFRVPLSPVTPILGVLCCGYMMLSLDGATWLVFGAWMALGLLIYFGYGIRKSRLA, from the coding sequence ATGACTTTGCGAGCCGCGACGGTGCGGCGGAAACCAGTCGCCGACCTGGTCACCGAAGGTGATCATGGCACGTTGAAGCGGTCGCTCGGCCTGGGGCAGCTCACCATGCTCAGCATCGGGGCGACGCTGGGCAGCGGCATCTTCGTCGTGCTCGGCGAAGCGGTCCCGGTGGCCGGCCCGGCGGTCGTGCTCTCCTTCGTGCTCGCCGGCGTCACGGCGATGTTCTCGGCGCTGTCGTACGCCGAACTCGCCGGGATGATCCCGCTGTCCGGTTCGTCCTACTCCTACACCTACGCCACGCTCGGCGAGCTGGTCGCCTGGGTCTGTGGGTGGTGCCTGGTGCTCGAATACGGCGTCTCGGTCGCTTCGGTCGCCGTCGGCTGGGGCCAGTACCTCAACGAACTGCTGCGGCTGGCCTTCGGCTTCGCCATCCCGGACGCGCTGAGCCGGCCGCCGGGCTCGGGCGGTGTGGTCAACGTGCCCGCCATCCTCGTCGTCGTCCTCGCGATGCTCCTGCTGCTGTCCGGCGCGAAGGAAAGCGCGCGGGCCAACGCGGTCATGGTCGTGGTCAAGATCGGCACGCTGGTGCTGTTCTGCGTGATCGCCTTCAGCGCGGTGCAGGCGAAGAACTTCACGCCGTTCCTGCCGCTCGGGCTGGCCGGGCTGAGCGCCGGCGGCGCCAAGCTGTTCTTCTCCTACATCGGCTTCGACGCGGCCTCGACCGCCGGCGAGGAGGCGAAGAACCCGCAGCGCGACCTGCCGCGCGCGATCCTGCTCTCCCTCGGCATCGTCACCGTGCTGTACTGCCTGGTCGCCGTGGCCGCCGTCGGCGCCCTGCCGTGGCAGCGGTTCGACGGCCAGGAGGCCGCGCTCTCGCACGTGCTCGACGTCGTCTCGGACAACCCGTTCTGGGCCGGGCTGCTGGCCGTGGGCGCGATCGTGGCGATCTCCAGCGTCGTGCTGACCGTCCTCTACGGACAGACGCGCATCCTGTTCGCGATGTCCCGCGACGGCCTCGTCCCGCCCGCGCTGTCCAAAGTGGACGCCAAGAGCGGCTCCCCGCGGATCAACACCCTGGTCGTCTCGGCCTTCGTCGCGGGCCTGGCCGCCTTCGTCCCGCTGGGGAAGCTGGCCGACGCCACCAGCATCGGCACGCTGTTCGCGTTCGGCCTGGTCAACGTGGCCGTCCTGCTGCTCCGCAAGCGCCAGCCCGACCGCCCGCGCTCGTTCCGCGTCCCGCTTTCGCCGGTGACGCCGATCCTGGGCGTGCTCTGCTGCGGGTACATGATGCTCAGCCTCGACGGCGCCACCTGGCTGGTCTTCGGCGCCTGGATGGCACTGGGCCTGCTGATCTACTTCGGTTACGGGATCCGGAAGTCGAGGCTGGCATGA